The Calditerrivibrio nitroreducens DSM 19672 genome window below encodes:
- the lexA gene encoding transcriptional repressor LexA — translation MDLTDRQKECINFISRFIKDYGYPPTIQEICNNLGIRSKNAGFKLLNALESKGFIRRNRSISRGIELLKINNGIPILGRITAGIPIDAEENIEGYIPLEDILGDISGYFGLRVIGDSMVEKGILDGDIAIIKKQPDILNNQVGAFMINGEFTLKTFKMMDDGRIYLKPENNKYKPIYITENDTFEVVGLLKMVVRLFGEDYEARKY, via the coding sequence ATGGATCTTACCGATAGGCAAAAGGAGTGTATTAATTTTATAAGTCGTTTTATAAAAGATTATGGTTATCCCCCCACTATTCAGGAAATATGTAATAATCTTGGTATAAGGTCTAAAAATGCCGGTTTTAAGCTTCTCAATGCCCTTGAAAGTAAAGGATTTATAAGGCGAAACAGATCAATTTCAAGGGGTATCGAACTATTAAAGATTAATAACGGCATCCCTATACTTGGTAGAATTACCGCAGGAATACCTATAGATGCCGAAGAGAATATAGAAGGGTATATCCCTTTGGAAGATATTCTGGGTGATATAAGTGGCTATTTTGGGCTCAGGGTCATAGGGGATAGTATGGTGGAAAAAGGGATCCTGGATGGAGATATTGCGATTATCAAAAAACAGCCGGATATCTTAAATAATCAGGTGGGGGCGTTTATGATTAATGGTGAATTTACACTCAAAACTTTTAAAATGATGGATGATGGTCGTATATATCTAAAGCCTGAAAATAATAAATATAAGCCGATATATATTACGGAGAATGACACATTTGAGGTGGTTGGTTTGTTGAAAATGGTAGTAAGGTTATTTGGAGAAGATTATGAGGCAAGAAAATACTGA
- a CDS encoding DNA polymerase Y family protein yields the protein MIGCVDMDAFFASVEQASNPFLRGKPVGVIGSKERTVVVTSSYEARRCGVKTGMSKYEALNICPDLILVVANNQKYIYISKLITEFISKISPKVEAYSIDEMFFDLSHINRENYKDVAYIIKSWVKERFQITCSIGIGISKLVAKMASGVNKPDGFYFVKEEDSIKFLDDFKLSDIWGIGKKMEQRFYSHGISSLKDIRRLGMEEMVRRFGKNGAHYYEMGYGRYEPILYEEPPVKSIGHSMTLPFDIYSMEKLLPYILQLSEMVSARARNNMISGKTISVYVRYTSMDKDGKMISIPYYTSATHHIYDIARELFGSFNISNGIRLIGLSLSNLLHNSKSLVNLFDNPKMVNLYNAVDKINNRYGSWTIHHGSILNCLRVGSKTISPAWRPEGVRSIDVR from the coding sequence ATGATAGGATGTGTCGATATGGATGCTTTTTTTGCTTCGGTGGAGCAGGCGTCAAACCCTTTTTTGAGGGGTAAGCCGGTGGGGGTGATAGGATCTAAAGAACGAACCGTAGTTGTTACATCTTCTTATGAAGCAAGAAGATGTGGTGTAAAGACTGGAATGAGTAAGTATGAGGCTCTGAATATCTGTCCTGATCTGATTCTTGTGGTGGCAAATAATCAAAAGTATATATACATATCAAAACTTATAACGGAGTTTATCTCAAAGATTTCTCCTAAGGTGGAGGCTTATTCCATTGATGAAATGTTTTTTGATCTATCGCATATAAATAGAGAGAATTATAAAGATGTGGCGTATATCATAAAAAGTTGGGTAAAGGAGAGATTCCAAATAACATGTTCGATAGGGATAGGTATTAGCAAACTTGTGGCAAAAATGGCAAGTGGGGTAAATAAACCTGATGGATTTTATTTTGTAAAAGAAGAGGATAGTATAAAGTTTCTTGATGATTTCAAGCTTTCGGATATCTGGGGGATAGGAAAAAAGATGGAGCAGAGGTTTTACTCTCATGGGATATCTTCACTGAAAGATATAAGAAGATTGGGCATGGAAGAGATGGTAAGAAGGTTTGGTAAAAATGGGGCTCATTATTACGAGATGGGATATGGAAGATATGAACCGATTCTCTATGAAGAGCCACCTGTAAAGTCTATAGGTCACAGTATGACTTTGCCGTTTGATATATATTCAATGGAGAAACTTCTTCCTTACATTTTACAGCTGTCAGAAATGGTATCCGCAAGGGCAAGGAATAATATGATATCTGGTAAAACTATCTCTGTTTATGTCAGATATACCAGCATGGATAAAGATGGTAAAATGATCTCGATACCTTATTATACCTCTGCAACACATCATATTTATGATATAGCCAGAGAGCTTTTTGGAAGTTTTAACATATCAAATGGTATTAGATTAATAGGATTATCCCTTTCAAACCTTCTGCACAACTCAAAGAGCCTTGTGAACCTTTTTGATAATCCCAAAATGGTGAATTTGTACAACGCAGTGGATAAGATAAATAATCGCTACGGTAGCTGGACTATTCACCATGGATCCATACTAAACTGCCTTAGAGTCGGCAGTAAAACAATTTCTCCCGCCTGGCGTCCAGAAGGAGTAAGAAGTATAGATGTGAGATAG
- a CDS encoding ABC transporter ATP-binding protein, which produces MLKLKNIHTKYGHIEALKGIDIHIKEGEIVTIIGGNGAGKTTTLNTISGIIKPVAGEIHFLNKDITHWKADKIVAEGLVQVPEGRQIFPNLTVYENLQLGAYLVKDKLKVSEKLEYVYYLFPRLKEREKQLGGTLSGGEQQMFAIGRALMSDPVLLLLDEPSLGLAPIVVQNIFKIIQDINKKGTTILLVEQNAHMALSIAHRGYVLETGKITLEDNAKNLLSNDEVRKAYLGG; this is translated from the coding sequence ATGCTTAAACTAAAAAATATTCATACAAAATATGGCCATATAGAGGCATTAAAAGGCATAGACATCCATATAAAAGAAGGTGAAATCGTAACAATTATTGGTGGTAATGGTGCAGGTAAGACCACCACACTAAACACCATATCTGGCATTATCAAACCTGTGGCTGGGGAGATACATTTTTTAAACAAAGATATCACCCATTGGAAGGCGGATAAGATAGTTGCCGAAGGCCTTGTGCAGGTACCAGAAGGGAGGCAGATTTTCCCAAATTTAACTGTGTATGAAAATCTGCAACTCGGGGCATATCTTGTGAAAGATAAACTAAAAGTATCCGAAAAGCTTGAATATGTGTATTACCTTTTCCCAAGATTAAAAGAAAGGGAGAAACAGCTTGGGGGAACCCTTTCCGGTGGTGAACAGCAAATGTTTGCGATAGGTAGAGCTCTAATGTCTGACCCTGTATTACTCTTATTGGATGAACCTTCCCTTGGTCTTGCCCCCATTGTGGTGCAAAACATATTCAAAATAATTCAGGATATCAATAAAAAAGGAACAACCATTCTCCTTGTGGAGCAAAATGCCCACATGGCACTTTCCATTGCCCATAGAGGCTACGTACTCGAAACTGGAAAAATAACTCTTGAGGATAATGCAAAAAATCTTCTGTCAAATGATGAAGTAAGAAAAGCTTATCTTGGTGGCTAA
- a CDS encoding ABC transporter ATP-binding protein, producing the protein MADILLELKNISMHFGGLKAVDDVSFVIHKGEILSLIGPNGAGKTTAFNVITGVYTPTLGEVIFKGININVLKPYQITKLGIARTFQNIRLFGQLSAIDNIIIAMHCRRTTNMFQSIFRTFKYNAEEKKCIEEADALLDYMGLLGDRNEQAQNLPYGKQRKLEIARALATGADLLLLDEPAAGMNPQETEELMETIQNIRKDLEKTVFLIEHDMKLVMGISDRIVVFDYGKLIAEGKPEEIRTNPRVIEAYLGKEVENNA; encoded by the coding sequence ATGGCTGATATTTTACTCGAACTAAAAAATATATCGATGCATTTTGGTGGATTAAAAGCTGTGGATGATGTTTCTTTTGTAATCCACAAAGGGGAGATATTAAGTTTAATAGGCCCAAATGGTGCCGGGAAAACAACGGCTTTTAACGTTATAACCGGTGTCTATACTCCAACTCTAGGTGAGGTGATTTTCAAAGGTATTAACATCAATGTTCTTAAACCGTATCAAATAACAAAGCTGGGGATAGCAAGGACTTTTCAAAATATAAGGTTATTCGGTCAATTATCAGCAATAGATAATATAATAATTGCCATGCATTGCAGAAGAACAACAAATATGTTCCAGTCAATTTTTAGAACATTTAAATACAATGCTGAAGAAAAAAAATGCATAGAGGAAGCAGATGCTCTTCTGGATTACATGGGGCTGCTGGGTGATAGAAACGAACAGGCTCAAAATCTTCCTTACGGTAAACAGAGAAAACTGGAGATCGCAAGGGCCCTTGCCACTGGTGCAGATTTACTTCTTCTTGATGAACCAGCAGCAGGCATGAACCCTCAAGAAACGGAAGAACTTATGGAAACCATTCAAAATATCAGAAAAGATCTTGAAAAAACAGTCTTTCTTATAGAGCATGATATGAAACTTGTAATGGGGATTTCTGACAGGATTGTGGTGTTTGACTACGGAAAACTTATCGCAGAGGGAAAACCCGAAGAAATAAGAACTAACCCAAGGGTTATAGAAGCTTACCTGGGTAAAGAGGTAGAAAACAATGCTTAA
- a CDS encoding branched-chain amino acid ABC transporter permease — protein MDLSFLFNDYVSQVATTTGINIIMVLGLNLITGVTGQLSLGHAAFMSIGAYSSAYLSTALGAPFTVALIFGTFTGALFGAILGIPILRLRGDYLAIATLGFGEIIRVFLLNTDFLGGALGIYGIPASTNFWNVLVLTIFTIFFMYRLEKSRHGMAIKSIREDEIASEMMGINISRYKIISFTIGSAFAALGGTLYAHFMTYINPMDFGFMKSIEQLCMLVLGGMGSIFGAVVGTIVLSTIPEFLRFASEYRMLTYGVVLILMMIFRPQGLFGKIKVNV, from the coding sequence ATGGATTTATCGTTTTTATTCAATGACTACGTTTCACAGGTGGCAACCACAACTGGTATCAACATAATTATGGTACTGGGGTTAAACTTAATCACAGGTGTAACTGGACAGCTTTCTCTCGGTCATGCAGCATTTATGAGCATTGGTGCATATTCTTCTGCTTACCTATCCACAGCTTTGGGTGCCCCTTTTACAGTCGCATTAATCTTCGGAACTTTTACAGGTGCACTTTTTGGAGCAATCTTAGGTATACCAATTCTAAGACTGAGGGGTGATTATCTTGCCATAGCCACTCTGGGGTTTGGAGAGATAATAAGAGTATTCCTATTAAATACAGATTTTTTAGGTGGTGCCCTTGGCATTTATGGAATACCAGCTTCAACTAATTTCTGGAATGTACTGGTTTTAACAATTTTCACAATATTTTTCATGTATAGACTGGAAAAGTCCCGACATGGTATGGCAATAAAAAGTATAAGGGAAGATGAGATCGCATCAGAGATGATGGGGATAAATATTTCACGATACAAAATTATCTCTTTTACCATTGGATCAGCTTTTGCAGCCCTTGGCGGTACACTATATGCCCATTTTATGACATATATAAACCCGATGGATTTCGGCTTTATGAAATCGATAGAGCAACTTTGCATGTTGGTTTTAGGCGGTATGGGATCCATTTTTGGTGCAGTGGTGGGTACCATCGTATTAAGTACTATACCTGAATTCTTAAGATTTGCATCCGAATACAGGATGCTAACTTATGGGGTTGTTTTAATATTGATGATGATTTTCAGACCTCAAGGTCTATTTGGCAAAATTAAAGTGAACGTATAG
- a CDS encoding branched-chain amino acid ABC transporter permease: protein MLSTLFQQIINGITVGSIYSLVALGYTMVYGIIKLINFAHGDIFMVGAFIGLLVSIKLGANFILVIFFAMILTSFIGVLVEKIAYNPLRNRNSARISALISAIGVSIFISNLVVLINGPQNESYPALLPNNILQPLIIVISIGLMYGLYYIVHNTKIGIAMRAVSYNVNTARLMGINPDLVISFTFAIGSFLAGAAGVLVGTYYRAVDPFMGMMFGLKAFVAAVLGGIGSIPGAMVGGLILGLTEVLGVAFISSSFRDAIAFGILILILIIKPAGLFGKKTKEKV from the coding sequence GTGTTAAGTACTCTTTTTCAACAAATAATAAATGGGATCACAGTTGGCAGTATCTATTCACTTGTTGCTTTGGGCTATACTATGGTTTACGGTATTATCAAGCTTATAAACTTTGCCCACGGAGATATATTTATGGTGGGTGCATTTATCGGTCTACTTGTATCTATAAAGTTAGGTGCAAACTTCATCCTTGTTATATTTTTTGCAATGATCTTGACATCTTTTATAGGTGTATTGGTGGAAAAAATAGCTTATAACCCCTTGAGAAACAGAAACTCAGCAAGAATATCTGCCCTTATAAGTGCCATAGGTGTTTCCATATTTATATCCAATTTAGTTGTATTGATAAATGGTCCCCAAAATGAATCTTACCCTGCACTATTGCCAAACAATATCCTACAACCTCTTATAATAGTGATATCTATAGGGCTTATGTACGGCCTTTACTATATAGTTCACAATACTAAAATAGGGATCGCAATGAGAGCCGTTTCCTACAATGTAAATACAGCAAGGCTTATGGGAATAAATCCAGATTTAGTGATATCTTTTACTTTCGCAATAGGTTCATTTCTCGCCGGTGCTGCGGGTGTCCTTGTGGGAACATACTACAGGGCAGTGGATCCTTTTATGGGGATGATGTTTGGTTTGAAAGCATTTGTTGCTGCAGTTCTTGGTGGAATTGGTAGTATACCTGGAGCAATGGTGGGTGGACTTATATTAGGTTTGACGGAAGTATTGGGCGTTGCTTTTATATCATCATCCTTCAGGGATGCCATAGCTTTTGGAATTCTGATTTTGATACTCATCATAAAGCCAGCTGGTCTTTTTGGCAAAAAAACAAAAGAAAAGGTATAA
- a CDS encoding ABC transporter substrate-binding protein produces the protein MKKTVISGIVAAMVTVGSMAYAAGELSLGIQGPETGNLATYGVKTLAGAKLAVDEINAKGGINGKTIKLINYDSRGDKAESANIIQRFINKDKVCGVIGEPTSGATFVIGPIANKASLPIISAGATADGVVEGKPFVFRDTLLDSDGAPATLKFLMDTKQWKNFVLITSVNNDYSVSMTKIFKNAAKKYGANIVSEQKVSDGDKDFSAQVTGLKNQKFDAIIYTGYYPEASLFLLELRKQGINTPIVGGDGLLSPDLWKVAKDAALGSIIYAGFSPEAKAKKIQEFVEKMKTRGEADMFSAQGYDAVYLFAEAMKKAKTTNCADPKQRKAIRDALASMPEFDGVSGKMKFDKEGNAIKKPFIQEVAKKANGEYYLKLLNE, from the coding sequence ATGAAAAAAACTGTTATTTCAGGAATTGTTGCAGCAATGGTTACAGTTGGAAGTATGGCTTATGCAGCTGGGGAGCTTTCTCTGGGAATCCAGGGGCCAGAAACAGGTAATCTTGCCACCTATGGGGTAAAAACTCTTGCAGGAGCAAAACTGGCAGTTGATGAAATTAACGCAAAAGGTGGTATCAATGGCAAAACCATCAAACTGATAAACTACGACAGCCGCGGTGATAAAGCAGAATCTGCAAATATTATTCAGCGATTCATCAACAAAGATAAGGTTTGCGGTGTAATTGGAGAGCCAACATCCGGTGCAACTTTTGTTATCGGGCCAATAGCAAACAAAGCTTCTTTACCAATCATCTCAGCAGGAGCCACCGCCGATGGAGTTGTTGAAGGAAAGCCATTCGTTTTCAGAGATACACTTCTTGACTCAGATGGTGCACCTGCCACATTGAAATTTTTAATGGATACAAAGCAATGGAAAAATTTCGTTCTCATCACTTCTGTAAACAACGATTACAGTGTTTCCATGACCAAAATCTTTAAAAACGCTGCCAAAAAATATGGAGCGAATATAGTTTCAGAACAAAAAGTATCTGATGGAGATAAAGACTTTTCAGCACAGGTTACAGGATTAAAAAATCAAAAGTTTGATGCTATTATCTACACAGGATATTATCCAGAAGCTTCACTTTTCCTTCTTGAATTGAGAAAACAAGGGATAAATACTCCTATTGTTGGTGGGGATGGTCTACTTTCACCTGATCTGTGGAAAGTGGCTAAAGATGCAGCTCTTGGTTCTATCATATACGCTGGTTTCTCACCTGAAGCAAAAGCCAAAAAGATTCAGGAATTTGTAGAAAAGATGAAGACTCGTGGTGAAGCAGACATGTTCTCTGCTCAAGGTTACGATGCTGTTTATCTTTTTGCAGAAGCTATGAAAAAGGCCAAAACTACTAACTGCGCAGATCCAAAACAGAGAAAAGCCATAAGAGACGCATTAGCAAGTATGCCAGAGTTTGATGGTGTAAGTGGTAAAATGAAATTTGATAAAGAAGGTAACGCCATCAAAAAACCTTTCATTCAGGAAGTGGCTAAGAAAGCTAATGGTGAATACTATCTTAAATTATTAAATGAATAA
- a CDS encoding helix-turn-helix domain-containing protein: MSIGKKIVELRMKKNLTLRQLSKISGCSLGFLSQVERDLVSPTVSSLKKIADALEVNMMYFFDSPTKTQRIVVRKGERNRMTNPKSKVVYELLRPQFSDSDLQALYMILEPGAFSGKEQHSHSGEEFAYVIKGRLEIVVEGEHFILEEGDSAVYKSTQPHSWKNAYDGITEVLWVNYPPSF; the protein is encoded by the coding sequence ATGAGCATAGGGAAAAAGATTGTTGAATTAAGAATGAAAAAAAACCTTACCTTGAGACAGCTCTCCAAAATATCTGGCTGTTCACTTGGTTTTTTATCTCAGGTTGAGAGAGATCTTGTATCTCCCACTGTATCTTCGTTAAAGAAGATAGCTGATGCACTTGAAGTAAATATGATGTATTTTTTTGATTCCCCCACTAAAACCCAGCGAATTGTTGTGAGAAAAGGGGAGAGAAATAGGATGACGAATCCCAAATCAAAAGTGGTTTATGAACTTTTGAGACCCCAATTTAGTGATTCTGATTTGCAGGCGCTGTACATGATACTGGAGCCAGGTGCTTTTAGTGGTAAAGAGCAGCATAGCCATAGCGGTGAAGAGTTTGCATACGTTATTAAGGGTAGGTTGGAAATTGTGGTGGAAGGGGAGCATTTCATCCTTGAAGAGGGGGACTCTGCCGTTTATAAATCTACCCAACCACATTCCTGGAAGAATGCCTATGATGGGATTACCGAGGTTCTCTGGGTAAATTACCCCCCATCATTCTAA
- the rpmB gene encoding 50S ribosomal protein L28 produces the protein MARRCDICGKGPMFGHNISHAHNVTRRVFYPNLHKVKVLNPDGTVARIKVCTKCIKAGKVKKA, from the coding sequence ATGGCAAGAAGATGTGATATATGTGGTAAAGGTCCAATGTTTGGACACAACATAAGCCATGCCCATAACGTAACCAGAAGAGTTTTTTACCCAAACCTTCATAAGGTAAAAGTGTTAAACCCCGATGGAACTGTGGCAAGAATAAAAGTTTGTACTAAGTGCATCAAAGCCGGCAAAGTCAAAAAAGCCTAA
- a CDS encoding ComEC/Rec2 family competence protein, with product MIVIFGIFHLKNLKWYLIVSLTVLFFVSNFSVFIVDKELKKDGTYQYYSIGGVVEGVDASLGTIIFGKITGNIEGFRTNYSIEKEYFRMRLPFYSALISFRNDAIDKLYYGSNKQITLIPAMFYGEKRYISAKDTENFTLAGLNHILAISGQHVGIILLVIFSLLYKLPFKLKMVISSVMILLFIPIAGFKIPVLRAAVFVLIITIAYTFDVKVRMNKLILWVASLFLIVEPDVLNSPSFALSFLAVYGISQVDRDYFSDHKFLSGVMVGIYATVFTTPYILANFGMINLLSFLNSILISPFAFLIILLGIFSLLSVKLVIPIGILAERVTYNFIDLLSKITEFGFILKYVPVWVGMLTIVILFILSTLHYRYILLFGFLILFYPGKVNKLVAFPDLSHSRGYFLLGDTSEVYFEGSSYEFRYRFLPEYVKNGGGRYLDFGYIDVGYDTKFLKIAHPDQFSNRVCLDRNGCEIVLVTSKKALKKINLLDNTTYVTYSKKILADKIITPPYYLYR from the coding sequence ATGATTGTAATCTTTGGGATATTTCATCTAAAAAATTTGAAATGGTATTTAATTGTTTCCCTTACCGTACTGTTTTTTGTATCAAATTTTTCCGTATTTATCGTGGATAAAGAGCTTAAAAAAGATGGTACCTATCAGTATTATTCCATAGGTGGCGTTGTGGAGGGGGTGGATGCTTCTCTGGGTACGATTATTTTTGGTAAAATAACGGGGAATATTGAAGGGTTTAGAACTAACTATAGTATAGAAAAAGAGTATTTTAGAATGAGGTTACCTTTTTATTCTGCGCTTATAAGTTTTAGAAATGATGCCATCGATAAACTATACTATGGATCAAATAAACAGATCACACTTATACCAGCTATGTTTTATGGGGAAAAAAGGTATATTTCTGCAAAAGATACTGAAAATTTTACTCTGGCGGGGTTAAATCATATCCTTGCAATATCCGGACAGCACGTTGGAATAATTTTATTGGTGATTTTCTCTTTGTTGTATAAACTGCCTTTTAAGTTAAAAATGGTCATCTCGTCTGTAATGATTCTGCTATTTATACCAATTGCGGGTTTTAAAATACCTGTTTTGCGGGCGGCGGTTTTTGTCCTGATAATTACCATAGCTTATACATTTGATGTGAAGGTAAGGATGAACAAACTCATTTTATGGGTGGCTTCTTTATTTCTCATCGTAGAACCTGATGTTTTAAACTCCCCTTCTTTTGCCCTTTCATTTCTTGCTGTTTACGGCATTTCGCAGGTAGATAGAGATTATTTTTCAGATCATAAATTCTTGTCGGGAGTTATGGTAGGGATCTATGCCACAGTGTTTACCACCCCTTATATACTTGCCAATTTTGGAATGATCAATCTACTATCTTTCCTTAATTCTATTTTGATTTCACCATTTGCTTTTTTGATAATCCTTCTGGGGATATTTTCACTTTTAAGTGTAAAGCTTGTAATACCTATCGGAATTTTGGCAGAAAGAGTTACGTATAATTTTATAGATCTGCTTTCAAAGATTACTGAATTTGGTTTTATCCTGAAATATGTACCTGTGTGGGTGGGGATGTTGACTATTGTAATATTGTTTATTCTGTCTACCCTCCATTACAGGTATATATTGCTTTTTGGTTTTTTGATACTTTTTTACCCTGGAAAGGTTAATAAATTGGTTGCCTTTCCGGATCTTTCTCATTCGAGGGGGTATTTTTTATTAGGTGATACTTCTGAGGTTTACTTTGAGGGGTCTTCATATGAGTTTAGATATAGATTTCTTCCGGAATATGTTAAAAATGGTGGGGGTAGGTATCTGGATTTTGGATATATAGATGTGGGATATGACACTAAGTTTTTAAAAATTGCCCATCCGGATCAGTTTTCAAATAGGGTATGCCTGGATCGGAATGGATGTGAGATAGTATTGGTTACCAGTAAAAAAGCATTGAAAAAGATCAATTTACTTGATAATACTACATATGTGACATACTCTAAAAAAATTTTAGCCGATAAAATTATCACACCACCTTATTACCTCTACAGATGA
- the hflX gene encoding GTPase HflX — MGRQIGLLIDRNNIIQIVLVGTNKEVLIPKLERFAITPGKLRGLRLLHTHLYGEDLDEDDITDLKLLRLDAVSVIKLNDRGEPYKLQMAYLYPSHEKEYDIIEYKDPYNIKDNFIEFISAIESELSRKIKERYEVKKGFSGVLIGVYKDKKEAEESLFELKELCRTAEIIPEEAFIQIKGAIHPKFVVGPGKLKEIVIYAMQNNIDYLIFDNILSPAQSRSIAEQTEMKILDRTQLILDIFARRAKSNEGKIRVELAQLKHILPRLTGRDDSLSRLTGGIGGRGPGETKLEIDKRRIRDRIAFLTNKLKDIESVRQTQRVKRTRKNLPIVSIVGYTNAGKSTLLNNLTKSDVYADNLMFATLDTTSKRLRFPEDRECILTDTVGFIRNLPESLKGAFKSTLEELEESDLFIHLVDISNTQYKKQIDAVNQIFEELKLNDKPKIMVFNKIDLVDKQVITEAQKDYPEAIFISALNKKTFEELIIKINHILFVGGKKLGIPVRDYFEKV; from the coding sequence ATGGGAAGACAGATAGGTCTTTTGATAGATAGAAACAACATCATACAGATCGTCCTTGTGGGTACAAACAAAGAGGTACTTATTCCAAAACTTGAAAGATTTGCCATAACACCCGGTAAACTAAGGGGTCTCAGACTACTCCACACACACCTCTACGGGGAAGATTTAGATGAGGATGATATTACCGATCTAAAACTTTTAAGACTTGATGCAGTCTCCGTAATAAAACTAAACGACAGGGGAGAGCCCTATAAACTACAGATGGCCTATCTCTACCCATCCCATGAAAAAGAGTATGATATCATCGAATATAAAGATCCATACAATATTAAGGATAATTTTATTGAATTCATCTCCGCTATAGAATCGGAGCTTTCCAGAAAGATAAAGGAAAGATATGAGGTAAAAAAGGGTTTTTCTGGAGTTTTAATTGGGGTTTATAAAGACAAAAAAGAGGCGGAAGAAAGTCTATTTGAGCTGAAAGAGCTATGTAGAACCGCAGAAATCATCCCCGAAGAGGCATTCATACAGATAAAAGGGGCTATTCATCCAAAATTTGTGGTGGGCCCAGGTAAATTAAAAGAGATAGTGATCTATGCCATGCAAAATAATATCGATTATCTAATATTCGACAACATTCTATCCCCAGCTCAATCCCGCAGTATTGCAGAGCAAACAGAGATGAAAATATTGGATAGAACCCAGCTCATTCTGGATATCTTCGCCAGAAGGGCAAAGTCTAATGAAGGGAAAATAAGGGTGGAGCTTGCCCAGCTAAAGCATATTCTTCCACGACTCACCGGAAGAGACGACTCCCTATCAAGATTGACGGGTGGAATAGGAGGAAGAGGGCCGGGAGAAACGAAGCTTGAAATAGATAAAAGAAGGATCAGGGATAGAATAGCATTTTTAACCAATAAATTAAAGGATATAGAGTCTGTAAGGCAGACCCAGAGGGTAAAAAGAACGAGGAAAAATCTTCCCATAGTTTCAATAGTGGGTTACACAAATGCAGGTAAATCGACCCTTTTAAATAATCTCACCAAAAGTGATGTTTATGCAGACAATCTCATGTTTGCCACACTGGATACCACCTCCAAAAGGCTTCGTTTCCCGGAAGATAGGGAATGTATCCTTACAGACACCGTAGGATTTATAAGAAATCTTCCAGAAAGCCTGAAAGGGGCATTTAAATCTACCCTTGAAGAGCTTGAAGAGTCTGACCTTTTCATTCATCTTGTGGATATTTCTAATACTCAGTATAAAAAACAGATAGACGCTGTAAATCAAATATTTGAGGAACTAAAATTAAACGACAAACCGAAAATAATGGTGTTTAATAAAATTGACCTCGTGGATAAACAGGTAATTACAGAAGCCCAAAAGGATTATCCAGAGGCTATATTCATATCCGCCCTCAACAAAAAAACATTTGAAGAACTAATAATAAAAATAAATCATATCCTTTTTGTGGGAGGTAAAAAACTTGGAATCCCCGTCAGAGATTATTTTGAAAAGGTTTAA